The genomic DNA ACTATGTTGGTGCGTAGAACGCGCTGCGCGTCCCCGACCTCGAGCCCGGAGTTGTGCCTTTGTTCTTCGATCACCGCCGGAACCGGGTGGCCGCCGGCCTCGGCCTGCTCGTCGTGGTCGTCGCCGCGCTCCAAACTGGTTCTTCGGCAACACATTTCGTCGATTCCGTGGCCGCGCCGCAGGTCACGGAGATACCCGAGGTCATCGAGGCGCCCAAGCCGGTGTCGGTGAGCATCGCGCCAGGACCTGATCAGCGTGATGTGGCGCCCGCGGACGAAGTCCTAGTCACCGCCACCTCCGGCACGCTCGCCGATGTCGTGATGATCAACGAATCCGGCCGGCAGGTGCACGGCGTGCTGAGTCCCGATCGCGACCGGTGGACACCCGCCGAGCCACTGGGATACGGACGAACCTACACGCTGACCGCGACGGCCCGGGGGGCCGACGCCGGCCTGGTCACCCGGACATCGACCTTCTCCACGGCCGTTCCGGACCAACAGGCCTCCGTCTCGTTGCGCACCACCCTCGGATCCCGGCTGACCGACGGCGCCAGTTACGGCGTCGGCACCGTCGTGGTGGCCCAGTTCGACACCGACATCGCCGACCGCGCCGCCGCCGAGCGGCAGCTGAAGGTCACCACCACGCCTGCTGTGCAGGGAGCCTGGATGTGGATCAACGATCGCAAGGCCCACTGGCGGCCCAGGGAGTACTTCCCCGCGGGCACCAAGGTCAGCGTCAACGCGGACATCTACGGAGTCGACCTCGGCGACGGGGTCTACGGACTCGAGGACAGCGCAGTCGATTTCGTCATCGGCCGCAAACGTGTGAGCATCGCCGACGACACCACCAAACAGGTCAGCGTGTTCGTCGACGACAAGCTGGTGCGCACCATGCCCACGTCGATGGGCCGGGGCGGCACCACCACCGTCGGGGGCAACACCATCGCGTTCTGGACCCAGCCCGGCATCTACACCGTGCAGGAGAAAGCCAATCCGGTGCTGATGGATTCGTCCACCTACGGTCTGCCCACCTCGGCATCGTCGGGGTACAAGGTCAGCGTCGCGCACGCGGTGAGGATCAGTCCGGATGGCATCTATCTGCACGAGCGTGAAGGCACGGTCTGGGCCCAGGGCAGCCAGAACGTATCGGCCGGCTGCCTGAATCTCTCGGCCGAGAACGCCGAATGGTTCTACGAACTCGCCCAACCCGGCGACGTGGTGGAAGTGCGCAACACCGGCGGCGCCCCCCTGCAGCAATGGCAGAACGGCGACTGGAGCGTGCCCTGGGATACCTGGTTGGCCGGCAGCGCCCTGCACCAGCTCGCCAACCGTTAGCCTCACACCGTGCAACAGCGTGGGTTCGGCGATCTCGAAGCCGTGGTGATGGACCAGGTCTGGGCAGGCGACGGCGCCGTCACCGTGCGTGACGTCTTCGTCGAACTGGCGGCACAACGCGAGATCGCGTACACGACAGTCATGTCGACGATGGACAACCTGCACCGCAAGGGCTGGTTGGAGCGCGAGCGTGACGGCAAGGCCTACCGGTACTGGGCGGCCATGTCGCGCGAGGAGCGCTCGGCCAACCTGATGGCGGAGGCGTTCCATGCCGGCGGAGACACCGACCTGGTGTTGAGTTTTTTCCTGGACACGATGAACGCCGAGGAATCGGACCGACTCCGGGCGGCACTGCGCAAGATCTCACGCGGGCGCCCGGTGTCATGACGGGCGCCGCCTGCATGCTGCTCTACGGGGCCGCGCTGGCATGGCTGGGGCCGGGGTCGCTGGACCGCATCACCCGCAGCGGGGTGAGCCCGCGGCTGTCGGTCGCGGTGTGGCTGTCGGCCATCGCCGTCGTCGCGGTCGTGTGGGTGGTGGCCGGCGCGGGGCTGATCCTCGATGTCGTCCTGCTGCACAGCGGTGCCGATCCCGTGCGTTACTGCATGGACGTTCTGCTGGCGGTACACCGGTTTGGGTGGGTCGGCGATGTGGTGCTGATCGCGGTGGCCGTCGCCGGGGTGTCGGGCACGACGCTGGCCGCCCGGCGCATCGTGGCCGCGATGCACCGGATGTCGGCCCGCAGCTGCGAACACGCCTCCACCGCACACATGCTGGGAGCCCGCGACGGGGTGGTGGTGGTGACTTCCGAGCACCGTGCCGCCTACTGCGTGGCGGGCCGGCCCTCGGCCATCGTGGTCACGTCGGGTGCGGTCTCGAGTCTGGATGCCGCTGAACTCGACGCGGTGCTGGCCCACGAGCGGGCGCATCTACGTGGGCGTCATCCCCAGCTGCTGATGCTGCTGAACGCCCTGCACGGCGCCCTACCCTGGGTACCGCTGGTACGCCGGGCGACCGGCGCGGTGGCACGGTTGGTCGAGATGTGCGCCGACGACACGGCCGCGCGCAGCCACGGCAGCGCCGCACTGCTGCGTGGGTTGGTCGCCCTGACCAGGGCCCCGCGCGTTCCCGGTGGTGCGCTGGCCGCCGGTGACACCGCGATGGTGGCCCGGGCGTGGCGCCTGGCCGACCCGGCTCCCGCCGGCACCCGGTTGTGCCGGCAGCTCGTGCTGTCGCTGACTTTGGTGACGGTGATCGTGACGCCTGTCGCGATGCTGCTGCTGTCGCACCCCTGAACGCTCTACTGTGAGTTATGCAACTCATCTCACCGACCGATGCGATCTTCCTCGTCGGTGAATCCCGCGAGCACCCCATGCACGTCGGCGGTCTGCAGCTCTACCGTCCGCCCGAGGGCGCCGGCCCGGAGTATGTACGCACGCTGCACCAGCAGATGATCGCGCACACCGAGTTCGCGCCGATGTTCCGCAAGCACCCGTCGACCATCCTGGGCGGAATCGCCAATCTGACATGGACTTTCGACGACGAGATGGACATCGACTACCACCTGCGCCGCTCGGCACTGCCGCAGCCGGGCCGGGTGCGGGATCTGCTGGAGTTCACCTCCCGGGTGCACGGCACCCTGCTGGACCGGCACCGTCCGCTGTGGGAGACCTACCTGGTGGAGGGCCTGTCGGACGGACGCTTTGCGGTCCTGACCAAGTGCCACCACGCGCTGATCGACGGGGTGTCGGCACTCAAGCTGGTGGAGCGCTCGCTCAGTGAGGACCCGGGAGACACCGAGGTGGGGGTGCCATGGGATCTGCCCCGGCGCACCCGGCCCGCGCGCGCCGAGCGGGCGTGGCTGCCGGATCTGCTCTCCGGCGCGGGATCGCTTGCCGCTCTTGTGCCCTCGACCCTGGGGCTGGCACGCGCGGCGCTGCTCGAGCAGCAGTTGACGTTGCCGTTCGCCGCACCGAAGACCATGTTCAACGTCAACATCGGGGGAGCCCGGCGGGTGGCCGCCCAGTCCTGGCCGCTGGAGCGGATCCGGCGCGTGAAAACCGCCGCCGGGGTCACGGTCAACGACGCCATCCTGGCGATGTGCGCGGGCGCGTTACGCGCCTACCTGCAGGAGCAGGATGCGCTGCCCGACGCCCCGTTGATCGCCATGGTCCCGGTG from Mycolicibacterium tokaiense includes the following:
- a CDS encoding WS/DGAT/MGAT family O-acyltransferase — protein: MQLISPTDAIFLVGESREHPMHVGGLQLYRPPEGAGPEYVRTLHQQMIAHTEFAPMFRKHPSTILGGIANLTWTFDDEMDIDYHLRRSALPQPGRVRDLLEFTSRVHGTLLDRHRPLWETYLVEGLSDGRFAVLTKCHHALIDGVSALKLVERSLSEDPGDTEVGVPWDLPRRTRPARAERAWLPDLLSGAGSLAALVPSTLGLARAALLEQQLTLPFAAPKTMFNVNIGGARRVAAQSWPLERIRRVKTAAGVTVNDAILAMCAGALRAYLQEQDALPDAPLIAMVPVSMRGDDDDTSGNQVGAILCNLGTDVEDAERRLRVIGDSMRSNKKVFSQLPKMQALALSAVNISALGLAMVPGFVGTTRPPFNIVISNVPGPRKPLYWNGSRLDGNYPLSIALDGQALNITMANNGDNLDFGLVGCRRSVPHLQRLLGHLEDSLKDLERSVGA
- a CDS encoding M56 family metallopeptidase, with the protein product MTGAACMLLYGAALAWLGPGSLDRITRSGVSPRLSVAVWLSAIAVVAVVWVVAGAGLILDVVLLHSGADPVRYCMDVLLAVHRFGWVGDVVLIAVAVAGVSGTTLAARRIVAAMHRMSARSCEHASTAHMLGARDGVVVVTSEHRAAYCVAGRPSAIVVTSGAVSSLDAAELDAVLAHERAHLRGRHPQLLMLLNALHGALPWVPLVRRATGAVARLVEMCADDTAARSHGSAALLRGLVALTRAPRVPGGALAAGDTAMVARAWRLADPAPAGTRLCRQLVLSLTLVTVIVTPVAMLLLSHP
- a CDS encoding L,D-transpeptidase, yielding MPLFFDHRRNRVAAGLGLLVVVVAALQTGSSATHFVDSVAAPQVTEIPEVIEAPKPVSVSIAPGPDQRDVAPADEVLVTATSGTLADVVMINESGRQVHGVLSPDRDRWTPAEPLGYGRTYTLTATARGADAGLVTRTSTFSTAVPDQQASVSLRTTLGSRLTDGASYGVGTVVVAQFDTDIADRAAAERQLKVTTTPAVQGAWMWINDRKAHWRPREYFPAGTKVSVNADIYGVDLGDGVYGLEDSAVDFVIGRKRVSIADDTTKQVSVFVDDKLVRTMPTSMGRGGTTTVGGNTIAFWTQPGIYTVQEKANPVLMDSSTYGLPTSASSGYKVSVAHAVRISPDGIYLHEREGTVWAQGSQNVSAGCLNLSAENAEWFYELAQPGDVVEVRNTGGAPLQQWQNGDWSVPWDTWLAGSALHQLANR
- a CDS encoding BlaI/MecI/CopY family transcriptional regulator, whose protein sequence is MQQRGFGDLEAVVMDQVWAGDGAVTVRDVFVELAAQREIAYTTVMSTMDNLHRKGWLERERDGKAYRYWAAMSREERSANLMAEAFHAGGDTDLVLSFFLDTMNAEESDRLRAALRKISRGRPVS